Proteins encoded by one window of Chromobacterium violaceum ATCC 12472:
- a CDS encoding Cof-type HAD-IIB family hydrolase, translating to MRLIVSDLDGTLLDKDARLADETRAALQAAVARGVALAVATGRHERQVRKLWPRDLPPVPVISANGARIHLADGTLLHQSRLSPALLARLLRPELIRETELGVYRDDCIMAYHSRREYSHYTGEVTEIEDLAGFKAEDVSKVIFCGTPEQLKAVEADIARELGDEVSMTYSHICYLEVMAPGVHKGSALRRLLDHLDIAAEDCAAFGDNLNDAEMLALAGLPHVMGNAHPELKRRLPGAPVIGDHDQAGVARQLRALLG from the coding sequence ATGCGACTGATTGTTTCCGATCTGGACGGCACCTTGCTGGACAAGGACGCGCGGCTGGCCGACGAGACGCGCGCCGCTTTGCAGGCGGCGGTGGCGCGCGGCGTGGCCCTGGCGGTGGCCACCGGCCGGCATGAGCGCCAGGTGAGGAAGCTGTGGCCGCGGGATCTGCCTCCGGTGCCGGTGATCAGCGCCAACGGCGCGCGCATCCACCTGGCGGACGGCACGCTGTTGCACCAGAGCCGCCTGTCGCCGGCCTTGCTGGCGAGGCTGCTACGGCCGGAATTGATCCGGGAGACTGAACTGGGCGTCTACCGCGACGATTGCATCATGGCCTACCACAGCCGGCGCGAATACAGCCATTACACCGGCGAAGTGACGGAAATCGAGGATCTGGCGGGTTTCAAGGCCGAAGATGTGTCCAAGGTGATCTTCTGCGGCACGCCGGAGCAACTGAAAGCGGTAGAGGCCGACATCGCCCGAGAACTGGGCGACGAAGTGTCCATGACCTATTCCCACATTTGTTACCTGGAAGTGATGGCGCCCGGCGTGCACAAGGGTAGCGCGCTGCGCCGCCTGCTCGATCACCTGGACATCGCGGCGGAAGATTGCGCGGCCTTCGGCGACAACCTGAACGATGCCGAGATGCTGGCCTTGGCGGGCCTGCCGCACGTGATGGGCAACGCGCATCCGGAATTGAAGCGCCGCCTGCCCGGCGCGCCCGTGATAGGCGACCACGACCAGGCTGGCGTGGCGCGGCAGTTGCGGGCTTTGCTGGGCTGA
- the pta gene encoding phosphate acetyltransferase: protein MQTFFLAPTGFNAGLTSVTLGAIRSLEQAGLRVGFVKPIAQDTKDGEAERSTHFAQAICRLNPPQPISMERVEYLLSQGQVDQLMEEVVSLYQQAAQNVDAVIVEGLVPDQKQVFSTFLNTKIARNLQAQTILVSSVKELGAAEIAEQLEMNIQAFGSQAIAGYILNHVLPAVDRAELAREVRESGNLKKAGLPLLGVIPYQSELLAPRTQDVARYLNANVVHAGQQASRRVRNMVVAARTAPNIVNLLKPGALIITPGEREDVVMATSMAAMNGVPLAGLLLTCDSQPDPRIQQLCQQAFTGGLPVLATSLNSMETAGALNAMSHQVPSDDLERMEKVIEHVAEFLDVSSLKQSVGEPRELRLPPPAFRFQLMEKARKANKRIVLPEGNEPRTIQAAAICQEKGIARCVLLGNRAEILQVAETQGVTLPESVEILDPNEIRGRYVEPMVELRKGKGLNAPMALAQLEDTVVLGTMMLAMNEVDGLVSGAVHTTANTIRPALQLIKTAPGSSIVSSVFFMLMPEQVYVYGDCAVNPDPTAEQLADIAIQSADSAVAFGINPRVAMISYSTGSSGSGSDVEKVREATRIAQEKRPDLLIDGPMQYDAASVESVGRQKAPDSQVAGRATVFVFPDLNTGNTTYKAVQRSANVVSVGPMLQGLRKPVNDLSRGALVDDIVYTIALTALQAEQTPAS from the coding sequence ATGCAGACATTCTTCCTCGCCCCCACCGGCTTCAATGCCGGCCTGACCTCGGTCACGCTGGGCGCCATCCGTTCGCTGGAGCAGGCCGGCCTGCGCGTGGGCTTCGTCAAGCCCATCGCCCAGGACACCAAGGACGGCGAAGCCGAGCGCTCCACCCACTTCGCCCAGGCCATCTGCCGCCTGAATCCGCCGCAGCCGATCAGCATGGAACGCGTCGAATACCTGCTGTCGCAAGGCCAGGTCGATCAATTGATGGAAGAGGTGGTCAGCCTCTACCAGCAGGCCGCGCAAAACGTGGACGCCGTGATCGTGGAAGGCCTGGTGCCGGACCAGAAGCAGGTGTTCTCCACCTTCCTCAACACCAAGATCGCCCGCAACCTGCAGGCGCAGACCATCCTGGTCAGCTCGGTGAAGGAATTGGGCGCCGCGGAAATCGCCGAACAGCTCGAGATGAACATCCAGGCCTTCGGCAGCCAGGCCATCGCCGGCTACATCCTCAACCACGTGCTGCCCGCCGTCGACCGCGCCGAGCTGGCGCGCGAGGTGCGGGAATCCGGCAACCTGAAGAAAGCCGGCCTGCCGCTGCTGGGCGTGATTCCCTACCAGTCCGAGCTGCTGGCGCCGCGCACGCAGGACGTGGCCCGCTACCTGAACGCCAACGTGGTGCATGCCGGCCAGCAGGCCAGCCGCCGCGTGCGCAACATGGTGGTGGCCGCCCGCACCGCGCCCAACATCGTCAATCTGCTGAAGCCGGGCGCGCTGATCATCACCCCGGGCGAACGCGAAGACGTGGTGATGGCCACCTCGATGGCAGCGATGAACGGCGTGCCGCTGGCCGGCCTGCTGCTGACCTGCGACTCCCAGCCCGACCCGCGCATCCAGCAGCTGTGCCAACAGGCGTTCACCGGCGGCCTGCCGGTGCTGGCCACTTCGCTGAACTCGATGGAAACCGCCGGCGCGCTGAACGCGATGAGCCACCAGGTGCCGTCCGACGACCTGGAGCGCATGGAGAAGGTGATCGAGCACGTCGCCGAATTCCTCGACGTGTCCTCGCTGAAGCAAAGCGTCGGCGAGCCGCGCGAACTGCGCCTGCCGCCGCCGGCCTTCCGCTTCCAATTGATGGAAAAGGCCCGCAAGGCCAACAAGCGCATCGTGCTGCCGGAAGGCAACGAGCCGCGCACCATCCAGGCCGCCGCCATCTGCCAGGAAAAAGGCATCGCCCGCTGCGTGCTGCTGGGCAACCGCGCCGAAATCCTGCAAGTGGCCGAAACCCAGGGCGTGACGCTGCCGGAATCGGTCGAAATCCTCGACCCGAACGAAATCCGCGGCCGCTACGTCGAGCCGATGGTCGAGCTGCGCAAGGGCAAGGGCCTGAACGCGCCGATGGCGCTGGCGCAGCTGGAAGACACCGTGGTGCTGGGCACCATGATGCTGGCGATGAACGAAGTGGACGGCCTGGTTTCCGGCGCCGTGCACACCACCGCCAACACCATCCGTCCGGCGCTGCAGCTGATCAAGACCGCCCCGGGCTCCAGCATCGTGTCCTCGGTATTCTTCATGCTGATGCCGGAACAGGTGTACGTTTACGGCGACTGCGCGGTGAACCCGGACCCGACCGCCGAGCAGCTGGCCGACATCGCCATCCAGTCCGCCGATTCCGCCGTCGCCTTCGGCATCAACCCGCGCGTGGCGATGATCTCCTACTCCACCGGCTCGTCCGGCAGCGGCAGCGACGTGGAGAAGGTGCGCGAAGCCACCCGCATCGCCCAAGAGAAGCGCCCTGACCTGCTGATCGACGGTCCGATGCAGTACGACGCCGCCTCGGTGGAATCCGTCGGCCGCCAGAAGGCCCCGGACAGCCAAGTAGCCGGCCGCGCCACCGTGTTCGTGTTCCCGGACCTGAACACCGGCAACACCACCTACAAGGCGGTGCAGCGCTCCGCCAACGTGGTCTCGGTGGGTCCGATGCTGCAAGGCCTGCGCAAGCCGGTCAACGACCTGTCGCGCGGCGCGCTGGTGGACGACATCGTCTACACCATCGCCCTGACCGCGCTGCAGGCCGAGCAGACGCCGGCCAGCTAA
- a CDS encoding glutathionylspermidine synthase family protein has product MERITVPKRDDWQARCEEDGFSIHSIDGLYWNEGYAFRFSGAEIDALDDATAELHAMCLDLVADVVQRGHYQDYGLSDEAIALAESSWRSHQPSLYGRFDLAYDGRSIKLLEYNADTPTGLLESSVIQWRWLTDLGLPDQFNSIHEKLIDGWRRLLFAHPSSLHFAASQCAGAEDWDTLHYLLDTALQAGCQRASSLNIEDIGEREGWLVDSRGEPIQALFKLYPFEWLAAECGDALASTPTRLLEPAWKLLLSTKAILPMLWRRHPGHPLLLESHFAGQMAAVAGQWAKKPLLSREGANVSRLEDGRQQSLSGSHHLDLYDESGYVLQRWVDLPVFDGLRACVGAWVVNDLPAGIGIREERSQVTGNGALFIPHFFE; this is encoded by the coding sequence ATGGAACGCATCACCGTGCCCAAGCGCGACGATTGGCAGGCCCGCTGCGAGGAGGATGGCTTCAGCATCCACAGCATAGACGGCTTGTACTGGAACGAAGGTTACGCCTTCCGCTTCAGCGGCGCCGAAATCGACGCGCTGGACGACGCGACCGCGGAATTGCACGCGATGTGCCTGGACCTGGTGGCCGATGTCGTGCAGCGCGGGCATTATCAGGATTACGGGCTGTCCGACGAGGCGATCGCCCTGGCCGAATCATCCTGGCGCAGCCACCAGCCGTCGTTGTACGGCCGTTTCGATCTCGCCTACGACGGCCGGTCGATCAAGCTGCTGGAGTACAACGCCGACACGCCGACAGGCTTGCTGGAGTCCTCGGTGATTCAGTGGCGCTGGCTGACCGATCTCGGTCTGCCCGATCAATTCAACTCCATCCACGAAAAGCTGATAGACGGCTGGCGCAGGCTGCTGTTCGCCCATCCGTCCAGCCTGCACTTCGCCGCCAGCCAATGCGCAGGCGCCGAGGACTGGGATACGCTGCATTACCTGCTGGACACCGCGCTGCAGGCGGGCTGCCAACGGGCATCGTCGCTGAACATCGAGGACATCGGCGAGCGCGAAGGCTGGCTGGTGGACAGCAGGGGCGAGCCTATCCAAGCCTTATTCAAGCTATATCCCTTCGAGTGGCTGGCGGCGGAATGCGGCGACGCGCTGGCGAGCACGCCGACCCGGTTGCTGGAGCCGGCCTGGAAGCTGCTGCTGTCGACCAAGGCCATCTTGCCCATGCTGTGGCGACGGCACCCAGGGCATCCTCTGTTGCTGGAGTCGCATTTCGCCGGCCAGATGGCCGCCGTCGCCGGACAGTGGGCGAAGAAGCCGCTGCTGTCGCGGGAAGGCGCCAACGTTTCCCGTCTGGAAGACGGCCGCCAGCAGAGCCTGAGCGGCAGCCACCATCTCGATCTGTACGACGAATCCGGCTACGTGCTGCAGCGCTGGGTGGATCTGCCGGTGTTCGACGGGCTGCGCGCCTGCGTCGGCGCCTGGGTGGTCAACGACCTGCCGGCCGGCATCGGCATCCGCGAGGAGCGCAGCCAGGTGACCGGCAACGGCGCCTTGTTCATTCCCCATTTTTTCGAGTAG
- a CDS encoding response regulator encodes MDQGIPGGRSVIRVGVVDDQALVRSGVRGLLELTGDIQVVLEAADGAEALERLAGVRPDVLLLDVRMPGMSGIDLLRALNDRGCLPPTILLTTFDDDEALLAGMRVGARGFLLKDISLERLADAVRRAAAGETLFRPGLTERVLDGVRGCGDFPKLDLPERLTGREVEVLALMAGGFNNREIADALGPSEGTIKNHVSSILSKLGVRDRVRAVLRGLELGYI; translated from the coding sequence ATGGACCAAGGTATTCCGGGAGGTCGGAGCGTGATCCGCGTCGGCGTGGTGGACGATCAGGCGCTGGTGCGCAGCGGCGTGCGCGGCCTGCTGGAATTGACCGGCGACATCCAGGTGGTGCTGGAGGCCGCCGACGGCGCCGAGGCGCTGGAGCGGCTGGCTGGCGTCCGGCCCGATGTGCTGCTGCTGGATGTGAGGATGCCCGGCATGTCGGGCATCGACCTGCTGCGCGCGTTGAACGACAGGGGATGCCTGCCGCCCACCATCCTGCTGACTACCTTCGACGACGACGAGGCCTTGCTGGCCGGCATGCGCGTTGGCGCGCGCGGCTTTCTGTTGAAGGATATCTCGCTGGAGCGGCTGGCCGACGCGGTGAGGCGGGCCGCGGCGGGGGAGACCCTGTTCCGCCCGGGCTTGACCGAGCGGGTGCTGGACGGCGTGCGCGGCTGCGGCGATTTTCCGAAGTTGGACCTGCCGGAGCGGCTGACCGGCCGCGAGGTGGAAGTGCTGGCCCTGATGGCCGGCGGCTTCAACAACCGCGAGATCGCCGACGCGCTGGGGCCGAGCGAGGGCACGATCAAGAATCACGTCTCCAGCATCCTGTCCAAGCTCGGCGTGCGCGACCGGGTGCGCGCGGTGCTGCGCGGGCTGGAGCTCGGCTACATCTGA
- a CDS encoding sensor histidine kinase, with amino-acid sequence MRRDAPPSPLGLFRAVSLLSCLALWLRQALPLAWLGQEGFSHLHLRLLLLLGPEAEPWMAQAAYGLGFAGFGWMLWRCAAAGEQTPRPAARAVLLAGQIALALLIDDKLLYLTAAELALLLSWRAACMTLGAQLALMALACAWQAQRLDESELVCNVSGSEVQAPPLERRRGQLWLDAALGGGFQLLTFGVGCLGAAERRRRERLEATHASLLAARQLLAAAAGNGERLRVARELHDGLGHHLSALNLQLELMLRRGAGEAEPPLREARQAARQLLAEVRSMVGAERSGRAAPLEAVLRRLCEGRRIAADIAPLAASDELAWRVFAAAREGLDAVGDRPVRLRLSGTDDGGAALSLDYLDGKDEAWTKVFREVGA; translated from the coding sequence ATGAGACGGGACGCGCCGCCATCGCCGCTGGGGCTGTTTCGCGCGGTCTCGCTGCTGTCCTGTCTGGCGCTGTGGCTGCGGCAAGCGCTGCCGCTGGCATGGCTGGGCCAGGAGGGCTTTTCCCATCTGCACCTGCGCCTGCTGTTGTTGCTGGGGCCGGAGGCGGAGCCGTGGATGGCGCAGGCGGCCTATGGGCTGGGCTTCGCCGGATTCGGCTGGATGCTGTGGCGCTGCGCCGCCGCGGGCGAGCAGACACCGCGGCCGGCGGCGAGAGCTGTCCTGCTGGCGGGCCAGATCGCGCTGGCGCTGCTGATCGACGACAAGCTGCTGTACCTGACTGCGGCCGAGCTGGCGCTGCTGTTGTCCTGGCGGGCTGCCTGCATGACGCTGGGCGCGCAGCTGGCCTTGATGGCGCTGGCTTGCGCCTGGCAGGCGCAGCGGCTGGACGAGAGCGAGCTGGTTTGCAATGTCAGCGGCTCCGAGGTCCAGGCCCCGCCGCTGGAGCGGCGGCGGGGCCAATTGTGGCTGGACGCGGCGCTGGGCGGCGGTTTTCAGCTGCTGACGTTTGGCGTCGGCTGCCTGGGCGCGGCCGAGCGGCGGCGGCGGGAAAGGCTGGAAGCCACCCATGCCAGCTTGCTGGCCGCGCGGCAATTGCTGGCCGCCGCCGCCGGCAACGGCGAACGCTTGCGCGTCGCGCGCGAGCTGCACGACGGCCTGGGCCATCATCTTTCGGCTCTCAATCTGCAATTGGAGCTGATGCTGAGGCGCGGCGCAGGCGAGGCGGAACCGCCGTTGCGGGAGGCCCGGCAGGCGGCGCGGCAGTTGCTGGCTGAGGTGAGATCCATGGTCGGCGCGGAGCGCAGCGGCAGGGCCGCGCCCTTGGAGGCCGTGCTGCGCCGCCTGTGCGAGGGGAGGCGGATAGCGGCCGACATCGCGCCGCTGGCGGCGTCGGACGAGCTGGCTTGGCGGGTGTTCGCGGCGGCGAGGGAAGGATTGGACGCCGTGGGCGATCGCCCAGTCAGGCTGCGCCTGTCCGGCACGGATGACGGCGGCGCGGCGCTGAGCTTGGACTATCTGGATGGAAAGGACGAGGCATGGACCAAGGTATTCCGGGAGGTCGGAGCGTGA
- a CDS encoding DUF350 domain-containing protein: MTIIDVDSFSLFALHFASGALMLLAFTWLYGRLTPYSEREAVEKGELTGVLPMLGAQVGFTAVLVTAQSVSVGYADFLVWGAVAGLAQILLFQALARAMPNLNGGKNLAASLVSAVGSLCVAALNAVSLVP; this comes from the coding sequence ATGACCATCATCGATGTAGACAGCTTTTCCCTGTTCGCCCTGCACTTCGCCTCCGGCGCGCTGATGCTGCTGGCCTTCACCTGGCTGTACGGCCGCCTGACGCCGTATTCCGAGCGCGAGGCGGTGGAGAAGGGCGAACTGACGGGCGTGCTGCCCATGCTGGGCGCGCAAGTCGGTTTCACCGCGGTGCTGGTCACGGCGCAGTCGGTTTCCGTGGGCTATGCGGATTTCCTGGTCTGGGGCGCGGTGGCGGGCCTGGCCCAGATTCTGCTGTTCCAGGCGCTGGCGCGCGCGATGCCGAATCTGAACGGCGGCAAGAACCTGGCCGCCAGTCTGGTTTCCGCTGTGGGTTCGCTGTGCGTGGCGGCCTTGAACGCTGTGTCGCTGGTTCCCTGA
- a CDS encoding DeoR/GlpR family DNA-binding transcription regulator, which translates to MSRERPSASQPSDRHHYIREQLRLHGRVSAGELAAVLRVSEDSIRRDLRELAADGACQRVYGGAIALTPNRHGFQQRRHENTERKARLAAAAVRLLKPGQFVFLDGGTTNLEIARALPEHLPLTVATNSIPIAAALFGQKQLSVLVLGGNLNHLSGDALGAIASRMLGTMRPDICFLGTCSVDCELGVGTVIADEAAFKRQLVEQCGHTVLAVTNEKLDTASPFIVAPLSDIGTLIIEPDADPARRAHLEAAGAPLLIAD; encoded by the coding sequence ATGTCCAGAGAACGCCCAAGCGCCAGCCAGCCTTCCGACCGCCATCACTACATCCGCGAGCAGCTGCGGCTGCACGGCAGGGTCTCCGCCGGCGAACTGGCGGCGGTGCTGCGCGTGTCCGAGGACTCCATCCGCCGCGATCTGCGCGAACTGGCTGCCGACGGCGCTTGCCAGCGCGTGTACGGCGGCGCCATCGCGCTGACGCCGAATCGCCACGGCTTCCAGCAACGCCGCCATGAGAACACCGAACGCAAGGCCAGGCTGGCCGCGGCGGCGGTGCGGCTGCTCAAGCCCGGCCAATTCGTGTTCCTGGACGGCGGCACCACCAATCTGGAAATCGCCCGCGCGCTGCCGGAGCATCTGCCGCTGACGGTGGCCACCAATTCCATCCCCATCGCCGCCGCGCTGTTCGGACAAAAACAACTGTCGGTGCTGGTGCTGGGCGGCAACCTCAACCACCTGAGCGGCGACGCGCTGGGCGCCATCGCCAGCCGGATGCTGGGCACCATGCGGCCGGACATCTGCTTTCTCGGCACCTGCTCGGTCGACTGCGAGCTGGGCGTGGGCACGGTGATCGCCGACGAAGCCGCGTTCAAGCGCCAGTTGGTCGAGCAATGCGGCCACACCGTGCTGGCCGTCACCAACGAGAAGCTGGACACCGCCTCGCCCTTCATCGTCGCCCCGCTGTCCGACATCGGCACCCTGATCATCGAGCCCGATGCCGACCCGGCGCGGCGCGCCCATCTGGAAGCGGCAGGCGCGCCCTTGCTGATCGCGGACTGA
- a CDS encoding carboxymuconolactone decarboxylase family protein, protein MSRFIDYPTLAPQGYQAQAGLERYIRGCGLDHALLELVKTRVSQLNGCAFCIDMHTKDARAAGETEQRLYLLSAWREAPCYTERERAALAWAEALTRVASGHPEEALRTELARHFDDKQIVDLTWTIVAINGWNRISIGCGTPAGGYQPGQYAL, encoded by the coding sequence ATGTCCCGTTTCATCGATTACCCGACGCTAGCGCCGCAAGGCTACCAGGCCCAGGCTGGGCTGGAGCGCTACATCCGCGGCTGCGGCCTCGACCATGCCCTGCTCGAGCTGGTGAAGACCCGCGTGTCGCAACTGAACGGCTGCGCCTTCTGCATAGACATGCATACCAAGGACGCGCGCGCCGCCGGCGAAACCGAACAGCGCCTATACCTGCTGTCGGCCTGGCGCGAGGCGCCGTGCTACACCGAGCGCGAGCGCGCCGCCCTGGCCTGGGCCGAGGCGCTGACGCGGGTGGCGTCCGGGCATCCGGAAGAAGCGCTGCGGACCGAGCTGGCGCGCCATTTCGACGACAAGCAAATCGTCGACCTGACCTGGACCATCGTCGCGATCAATGGCTGGAACCGCATTTCCATCGGCTGCGGCACGCCGGCGGGCGGCTACCAGCCGGGCCAGTACGCGCTCTGA
- a CDS encoding sensor histidine kinase, which translates to MTNGTVGPIGEAACLAGWRREASMLDGLRWAARPLARAGWEMGRDAGGIGLALCYAVGCCAALAALILFMRRNADSMSAFLNAAVLRPGLFRRALLLACLLMLAAGSIDLAQAPAPLLNAQADAWLWPARLARAFSGWLALPDAALLVFAGLIALFMLALWRCLRDEGLPARWWPWLAAQMLIAAALEAWTEPGLGYLVAAELAFLWPWRAAAAGALLQAALIDAALLPYLARVGDGHPACNLPGALPPPFWAMAALDWLQGLVFQAFAFCVGYGWAEARRGSRRQEAANAELQATQLLLTEAVRGAERARIADGLRLLAADQLAGLQLQLRLLRAKPGDAADGDIDAACEAARLLGEELRAAGRPEAAVPFDLPGALTTLCRGIPSPAVRLDIADGLILDEPALAHAVFRCVQEALSNALRHSGAARAAVRLEPARGGVVVTVSDNGRGLDAAAAERSGHGLAGMRERVEGRGGTLDILSPQAGGCCLRVWLPLVGGER; encoded by the coding sequence ATGACTAACGGCACTGTCGGGCCGATCGGCGAGGCGGCATGCTTGGCCGGGTGGAGACGGGAGGCCAGCATGCTGGATGGCTTGAGATGGGCGGCGCGCCCGCTGGCGCGCGCCGGGTGGGAAATGGGAAGGGATGCCGGCGGCATCGGTCTGGCCTTGTGCTACGCTGTCGGCTGCTGCGCGGCCCTGGCCGCGCTGATCCTTTTCATGCGCAGGAATGCCGATTCGATGTCCGCCTTTCTCAATGCCGCGGTGCTCCGTCCCGGCCTGTTTCGCCGCGCCCTGTTGCTGGCCTGCCTGTTGATGCTGGCAGCCGGCTCGATCGACCTCGCGCAAGCGCCCGCGCCGCTGTTGAACGCACAGGCCGATGCCTGGCTGTGGCCGGCGCGGCTGGCGCGCGCCTTTTCCGGCTGGCTGGCTTTGCCGGACGCGGCGTTGCTGGTGTTCGCCGGCCTGATCGCGCTGTTCATGCTGGCGCTTTGGCGCTGCCTGCGCGACGAGGGGCTGCCGGCGCGCTGGTGGCCGTGGCTGGCGGCGCAGATGCTGATCGCCGCCGCGCTGGAGGCATGGACCGAACCCGGCCTCGGCTATCTGGTGGCGGCGGAGCTGGCTTTTCTGTGGCCGTGGCGCGCGGCGGCGGCGGGGGCCTTGCTGCAGGCCGCGCTGATCGATGCGGCGCTGCTGCCTTATTTGGCGCGGGTAGGCGACGGCCATCCGGCCTGCAATCTGCCAGGCGCCTTGCCGCCGCCGTTCTGGGCCATGGCGGCGCTGGATTGGCTGCAAGGGTTGGTGTTCCAGGCCTTCGCTTTTTGCGTCGGCTACGGCTGGGCCGAGGCGCGGCGCGGCAGCCGGCGGCAGGAAGCCGCCAACGCCGAGCTGCAGGCCACCCAACTGCTGCTGACCGAGGCGGTGCGCGGCGCCGAACGCGCCAGGATCGCCGATGGCCTGAGGCTGCTGGCGGCGGATCAGCTGGCGGGCTTGCAGCTGCAGTTGCGCCTGCTCAGGGCGAAGCCGGGAGACGCGGCGGACGGCGACATCGACGCCGCTTGCGAAGCGGCGCGGCTGCTGGGCGAGGAGCTGCGCGCCGCCGGCCGGCCGGAAGCGGCTGTCCCGTTCGATTTGCCCGGCGCGCTGACCACGCTGTGCCGCGGCATTCCGTCGCCGGCAGTCAGGCTGGACATCGCCGACGGGCTGATCCTGGACGAGCCGGCGCTGGCCCATGCGGTTTTCCGTTGCGTGCAGGAGGCCTTGAGCAATGCCTTGCGCCATTCCGGCGCCGCGCGGGCCGCAGTGAGGCTGGAGCCTGCGCGCGGCGGCGTGGTGGTCACGGTCAGCGACAACGGCCGCGGGCTGGATGCGGCTGCGGCGGAACGGAGCGGCCATGGCCTGGCCGGCATGCGCGAGCGGGTGGAGGGCCGGGGCGGCACGCTGGACATCCTGTCGCCGCAGGCGGGCGGCTGCTGCCTGCGCGTCTGGCTGCCGCTGGTGGGAGGCGAGCGATGA
- a CDS encoding methyl-accepting chemotaxis protein: MSIQAITEWFIPDHVRQIPEQAIRARTVVGVGLLAGLMAPLFAVEYLMLGHYPMAEGIALGGLGLLCGPLLLRLSGAVRVTAEFITSCMYAMVCWMVFVNGGILSTSLMWFAAIPFTAVFIATRRSGMFWLAMSLAAVGIVMWLSGIDALPKSPLPREALPKLQAKSLAGLSLVVLVLALAFDKAKSKSFAKLETARAEAERAGEALARMMEQIGHSIRDASGASRQIADSTGSMARTMAEQRERSEDMVVVAQQMAVVTSQNAEQSTAATLLAQNSGEAAREGGKAMNQAVEQLGRAGEVIGHASNRLEDLGQRSAEVSGIVQLIRDIADQTNLLALNAAIEAARAGETGRGFAVVADEVRKLAERTQNATKDIESKIRVIVDGTNQALVAMRDGNQQMRAGRDHAQEAQRKLAGIIDGAGELAGLLQQVSQAEASQNQGFSQFAGDIVAVGESSRSLSGETHNIAEAVRRLDEQMDKLHQAISRQETPSADARREPAWR, encoded by the coding sequence ATGTCGATACAGGCCATCACCGAATGGTTCATCCCGGACCACGTCCGGCAGATTCCGGAACAGGCGATACGCGCGCGCACCGTGGTGGGCGTCGGCTTGCTGGCCGGCCTGATGGCGCCCTTGTTCGCCGTCGAATACCTGATGCTGGGCCACTATCCGATGGCCGAGGGCATCGCGCTGGGCGGGCTGGGGCTGCTGTGCGGCCCGCTGCTGCTGCGCCTCAGCGGCGCGGTGCGCGTCACCGCCGAATTCATCACCAGCTGCATGTACGCGATGGTGTGCTGGATGGTGTTCGTCAACGGCGGCATCCTGTCCACCAGCCTGATGTGGTTCGCCGCCATTCCCTTCACCGCCGTCTTCATCGCCACCCGCCGCTCCGGCATGTTCTGGCTGGCGATGTCGCTGGCCGCCGTCGGCATCGTCATGTGGCTGTCCGGCATCGACGCGCTGCCCAAGAGCCCGCTGCCGCGCGAGGCGCTGCCCAAGCTGCAGGCCAAGTCGCTGGCCGGCCTGTCGCTGGTGGTGCTGGTGCTGGCGCTGGCCTTCGACAAGGCCAAGAGCAAGAGCTTCGCTAAGCTGGAAACCGCGCGCGCCGAGGCCGAGCGCGCCGGCGAGGCGCTGGCGCGGATGATGGAGCAGATCGGCCATTCGATCCGCGACGCCTCCGGCGCCAGCCGCCAGATCGCCGACAGCACCGGCAGCATGGCGCGCACCATGGCCGAGCAGCGCGAACGCTCCGAGGACATGGTGGTGGTGGCGCAGCAGATGGCGGTGGTCACCAGCCAGAACGCCGAGCAATCGACCGCCGCCACGCTGCTGGCGCAGAATTCCGGCGAAGCCGCGCGCGAAGGCGGCAAGGCGATGAACCAAGCGGTGGAACAGCTGGGCCGCGCCGGCGAAGTGATAGGCCACGCCTCGAACCGGCTGGAGGACCTGGGCCAGCGCAGCGCCGAGGTCAGCGGCATCGTGCAGCTGATACGCGACATCGCCGACCAGACCAATCTGTTGGCCTTGAACGCCGCGATCGAAGCCGCGCGCGCCGGCGAAACCGGCCGCGGCTTCGCGGTGGTGGCCGACGAGGTGAGAAAACTGGCCGAGCGCACCCAGAACGCCACCAAGGACATCGAGAGCAAGATCCGGGTGATCGTCGACGGCACCAACCAGGCGCTGGTGGCGATGCGCGACGGCAACCAGCAGATGCGCGCCGGCCGCGACCACGCGCAGGAAGCGCAGCGCAAGCTGGCCGGAATCATTGACGGCGCCGGCGAGCTGGCCGGCCTGCTGCAGCAGGTGTCCCAGGCCGAGGCCAGCCAGAACCAGGGCTTCTCCCAGTTCGCCGGCGACATCGTCGCCGTCGGCGAATCCAGCCGCAGCCTGTCCGGCGAAACCCACAACATCGCCGAGGCGGTGCGCCGGCTGGACGAGCAGATGGACAAGCTGCACCAGGCGATAAGCCGCCAGGAGACGCCCTCGGCCGATGCCAGGCGCGAACCCGCCTGGCGCTGA